One Amycolatopsis sp. NBC_00355 genomic window carries:
- a CDS encoding SpoIIE family protein phosphatase — protein MAGSDDDVFFAEGDVGRDLAAVDWTATPLGPPSEWPQSLRTAVDILVSSRFSMWMAWGPELTFFCNAAYRRDTLGRKYPWALGRPASEVWAEIWDDIGPRIATVLATAQATWDEALLLYLERSGYPEESYHTFSYSPLRDDDGVVVGMLCVVREDTDRVIADRRLSTLRDLGSDPTVVRTEQQTLAFAGRQLGRNRRDLPFTLTYLFGDDGVARRAGATGIAADHPAAPATIGVDDPAAVWPAAGGESVLVELAGFAGLPTGDWPEPPTQALLVPLAQQGAAPYGFLVAGLNRYRALDETYRGFVELVAGHLAAGIGGARSFHAQQRRAEELAELDRAKTAFFSNISHEFRTPLTLIMGPLDELRARVGATDERTGQELEVIHRNGLRLGKLVNTLLDVSRLEAGRMQARFEPVDLAEVTAELAGVFRSAIDKAGLRLDVGCPPLGEPVYLDRGLWEKVIFNLLSNALKFTFDGAIAVSTRAEGDQAAVTVADTGIGVPEGELPRLFQRFHRIENVRARSTEGSGIGLALVQEIVDLHGGTITARSVEGEGTTFTIRLPFGAGHLPPEALIPAGGHTATPDAAAYVHEALRWLPSTPDADRRSQALSAPTAPTRVLVADDNADMREYLTRLLSDAGYQVDAVTDGQEALEAARATAFDLVVSDVMMPRLGGLELVAALRDDPRTASMPALLLSARAGQEASIEGLRAGADDYLIKPFAAAELLARVRANVELARLRTHQARWRTALVDSLQEAFFVCDADGAVIEINAAFTDILGYSTEGLPYHPVHPWWPDAESDPEGHRAVNEAFATLLGKTHGTYTIPVTHRDGHRLWARAAFAQAQDPDSGRAVIVGTFRDVTAEHYAIQRDSALASMSTRLAEATTLTDAMTSALSELKDLWRAEAVVASVFGAGDEPTRTYAEPPVTWENLPGDQRRALGELRRGALLAPVSGRTWSGTVLEHPHGRLALLIDLGDRRPFTDEDRLLLSLLAGHIGPSLGRAHQIDQQRETAVALQRAILGPADLPTGFAVRYEPATRPLEVGGDWYDTVELSDGRIGIVVGDCVGRGLHAAAVMGQLRSACRALLLQDPRPAHTLMALDQFAAKLDGALCTTVFCGVLDPGTGQLVYSTAGHPPGILALSDGATLLLEGGRSVPLGVRPGRARPEAEHTIPARATLLLYTDGLVERRRRSLDEGIERAGQVLHDGRVNAVEDLAGDLMRRLAPTTGYDDDVALLLYRHPGPLEVSFPAEAGELGRVRKTLRTWLGQCQLDAQQAQNVLVAAGEACANAIEHGNRDSPGEIVRLRAEAFADSLRLTVADTGRWKAVDAAPGSTRGHGITFMRAMMQEVTINTTATGTTVDMLTRIV, from the coding sequence GTGGCCGGTTCCGACGACGACGTGTTCTTCGCCGAGGGCGACGTCGGCCGCGACCTGGCGGCGGTCGACTGGACGGCCACCCCGCTCGGGCCGCCGTCCGAGTGGCCGCAGAGCCTCCGGACCGCGGTGGACATCCTCGTGTCGTCGCGGTTCTCGATGTGGATGGCCTGGGGCCCGGAGCTGACGTTCTTCTGCAACGCCGCCTACCGGCGCGACACCCTGGGCCGCAAGTACCCGTGGGCCCTCGGCCGGCCGGCGAGCGAGGTGTGGGCCGAGATCTGGGACGACATCGGCCCGCGGATCGCCACCGTGCTCGCCACCGCGCAGGCGACCTGGGACGAGGCCCTGCTGCTCTACCTGGAGCGCTCCGGCTACCCGGAAGAGTCGTACCACACGTTCTCCTACAGCCCGCTGCGCGACGACGACGGCGTGGTGGTCGGCATGCTGTGCGTGGTCCGCGAAGACACCGACCGCGTCATCGCCGACCGGCGCCTGTCGACCCTGCGCGACCTGGGCTCGGACCCGACCGTCGTGCGCACCGAACAGCAGACCCTGGCCTTCGCCGGCCGGCAGCTCGGCCGCAACCGGCGCGACCTGCCCTTCACCCTGACCTACCTCTTCGGCGACGACGGCGTCGCGCGGCGGGCGGGCGCCACCGGGATCGCCGCGGACCACCCGGCGGCCCCCGCCACGATCGGCGTCGACGACCCCGCCGCGGTGTGGCCGGCGGCCGGCGGCGAGTCCGTGCTCGTCGAGCTGGCCGGCTTCGCCGGGCTGCCGACCGGCGACTGGCCGGAACCACCCACCCAGGCGCTGCTGGTACCGCTGGCGCAGCAGGGCGCCGCGCCCTACGGCTTCCTGGTGGCCGGGCTGAACCGCTACCGCGCGCTCGACGAGACCTACCGCGGGTTCGTCGAACTGGTCGCCGGGCACCTCGCGGCCGGCATCGGCGGCGCCCGCAGCTTCCACGCCCAGCAGCGGCGGGCGGAGGAGCTGGCCGAGCTCGACCGGGCCAAGACGGCGTTCTTCTCCAACATCAGCCACGAGTTCCGCACCCCGCTCACCCTGATCATGGGCCCGCTGGACGAGCTGCGGGCCCGGGTCGGCGCCACCGACGAGCGCACCGGCCAGGAGCTGGAAGTCATCCACCGCAACGGGTTGCGGCTGGGCAAGCTGGTCAACACCCTGCTGGACGTCTCGCGCCTCGAAGCCGGCCGCATGCAGGCCCGGTTCGAACCGGTGGACCTGGCCGAGGTCACCGCAGAGCTCGCCGGGGTGTTCCGCTCCGCCATCGACAAGGCCGGCCTGCGCCTGGACGTCGGGTGCCCGCCCCTGGGCGAACCCGTGTACCTCGACCGCGGCCTGTGGGAGAAGGTGATCTTCAACCTGCTGTCCAACGCGCTGAAGTTCACCTTCGACGGCGCCATCGCGGTCTCGACGCGGGCGGAGGGCGACCAGGCGGCCGTCACCGTCGCGGACACCGGGATCGGTGTGCCCGAAGGGGAACTGCCCCGGTTGTTCCAGCGGTTCCACCGCATCGAGAACGTCCGCGCCCGGTCCACCGAAGGCAGCGGCATCGGCCTGGCGCTGGTCCAGGAGATCGTCGACCTGCACGGCGGCACGATCACCGCGCGCAGCGTCGAGGGCGAAGGCACCACCTTCACCATCCGGTTGCCGTTCGGCGCCGGGCACCTGCCGCCGGAGGCGCTGATCCCGGCCGGAGGCCACACCGCGACCCCGGACGCCGCCGCGTACGTGCACGAAGCCCTGCGCTGGCTGCCCAGCACCCCCGACGCCGACCGCCGCTCCCAGGCCCTCTCGGCACCCACCGCGCCGACACGGGTGCTGGTCGCCGACGACAACGCCGACATGCGCGAGTACCTCACGCGGCTGCTGAGCGACGCCGGTTACCAGGTCGACGCGGTCACCGACGGCCAGGAGGCGCTCGAGGCGGCCCGGGCGACGGCGTTCGACCTCGTGGTCAGCGACGTCATGATGCCGCGGCTGGGCGGGCTCGAGCTGGTCGCGGCGCTGCGCGACGACCCGCGCACGGCGTCGATGCCGGCCCTGCTGCTCTCCGCCCGTGCCGGGCAGGAGGCATCGATCGAGGGCCTGCGCGCCGGCGCCGACGACTACCTGATCAAGCCGTTCGCGGCGGCCGAGCTGCTCGCGCGGGTGCGGGCGAACGTCGAGCTCGCGCGGCTGCGCACGCACCAGGCCCGGTGGCGCACCGCGCTGGTCGACTCGCTGCAGGAGGCCTTCTTCGTCTGCGACGCCGACGGCGCGGTCATCGAGATCAACGCCGCCTTCACCGACATCCTCGGCTACAGCACCGAGGGCCTGCCGTACCACCCGGTCCACCCCTGGTGGCCGGACGCCGAATCCGATCCCGAAGGTCATCGGGCGGTCAACGAGGCGTTCGCGACCTTGCTCGGCAAGACCCACGGCACCTACACGATCCCCGTCACCCACCGGGACGGCCATCGCCTGTGGGCGCGCGCCGCGTTCGCCCAGGCGCAGGACCCGGACTCCGGGCGGGCCGTCATCGTCGGCACCTTCCGCGACGTCACCGCCGAGCACTACGCGATCCAGCGCGACAGCGCACTGGCGTCGATGAGCACCCGGCTGGCCGAGGCGACGACGCTGACCGATGCGATGACCAGCGCGCTGAGCGAGCTGAAGGACCTCTGGCGCGCCGAAGCCGTCGTCGCCTCGGTGTTCGGCGCCGGTGACGAACCCACGCGGACCTACGCCGAACCGCCCGTCACCTGGGAAAACCTGCCCGGCGACCAGCGTCGCGCGCTCGGCGAGCTACGGCGAGGAGCGCTGCTGGCCCCGGTTTCCGGCCGCACGTGGTCCGGGACCGTCCTCGAACACCCCCACGGCCGGCTGGCGCTGCTGATCGACCTCGGCGACCGCCGCCCGTTCACCGACGAGGACCGGCTGCTGCTGTCGCTGCTCGCCGGCCACATCGGGCCGAGCCTGGGCCGCGCCCACCAGATCGACCAGCAGCGGGAGACGGCCGTCGCCCTGCAACGGGCCATCCTCGGCCCCGCCGACCTGCCCACCGGGTTCGCCGTCCGCTACGAACCCGCCACGCGGCCCCTGGAGGTCGGCGGCGACTGGTACGACACCGTCGAGCTGTCGGACGGGCGCATCGGCATCGTCGTGGGCGACTGCGTCGGCCGCGGGCTGCACGCGGCCGCCGTGATGGGCCAGCTGCGCAGCGCGTGCCGCGCGCTCCTGCTGCAGGACCCGCGTCCGGCGCACACCCTGATGGCCCTGGACCAGTTCGCGGCCAAGCTCGACGGCGCGTTGTGCACCACCGTCTTCTGCGGTGTGCTCGATCCCGGGACCGGGCAGCTGGTCTACAGCACCGCCGGGCACCCGCCGGGGATCCTCGCGCTGTCCGACGGTGCGACGCTCCTGCTCGAAGGCGGCCGGTCGGTGCCGCTCGGCGTCCGCCCCGGCCGCGCGCGTCCCGAAGCCGAGCACACCATCCCCGCCCGCGCGACCCTGCTGCTGTACACCGACGGCCTCGTCGAACGGCGAAGACGCTCGCTGGACGAAGGCATCGAGCGGGCCGGGCAGGTCCTGCACGACGGCCGGGTGAACGCGGTCGAGGACCTGGCCGGCGACCTCATGCGGCGCCTGGCCCCCACCACGGGCTACGACGACGACGTCGCCCTGCTGCTCTACCGCCACCCCGGGCCGCTGGAAGTGAGCTTCCCGGCCGAGGCGGGCGAGCTCGGCCGCGTCCGCAAGACGTTGCGCACCTGGCTCGGCCAGTGCCAGCTCGACGCCCAGCAGGCGCAGAACGTCCTGGTCGCGGCGGGCGAAGCCTGCGCCAACGCCATCGAGCACGGCAACCGCGACAGCCCGGGCGAGATCGTCCGGCTCCGCGCCGAAGCCTTCGCCGACAGCCTCCGCCTGACGGTCGCGGACACCGGCCGGTGGAAGGCGGTGGACGCGGCGCCCGGATCCACCCGCGGCCACGGCATCACGTTCATGCGCGCGATGATGCAGGAGGTCACCATCAACACCACCGCCACCGGGACCACCGTCGACATGCTGACCAGGATCGTGTGA
- a CDS encoding ATP-binding protein, with amino-acid sequence MRESFDFDVDPKEIRLVRSWARERLVAAGDLPADTITDIVLIMNELATNAVRHATGPARVRLLRSDSTVWIGVEDAGGAAWFDPAVPLSTPIGTGLTLVAACSRRRGHFHRGDGGRTVWAEIPVAS; translated from the coding sequence ATGCGCGAGAGCTTCGACTTCGATGTGGACCCGAAGGAAATCAGACTCGTCCGGTCGTGGGCCCGGGAGCGGCTGGTCGCGGCGGGCGATCTGCCGGCCGACACGATCACCGACATCGTGCTGATCATGAACGAATTGGCCACCAACGCCGTCCGGCACGCCACCGGGCCGGCGCGGGTCCGGTTGCTGCGGTCCGACTCGACGGTCTGGATCGGCGTCGAGGACGCGGGTGGTGCCGCCTGGTTCGACCCGGCCGTTCCGCTGTCGACACCGATCGGCACCGGGCTGACCCTGGTCGCCGCGTGCTCCCGGCGCCGAGGCCACTTCCACCGCGGTGACGGCGGCCGGACGGTGTGGGCCGAAATCCCCGTCGCGTCCTGA
- a CDS encoding SGNH/GDSL hydrolase family protein gives MTTKNVLLATVTIISLISGSTKAAAAETDSATPRRVSAWSPSMTIGGPNFTDRTLRMVVHPSVGGDGLRVHLSNLRGTTPLAVGAVGLALQADRATAVEGSRRAVTFSHAKTLTIPAGREVVSDPVPLSVRAEQNLLVSLYLPQATGSATWHSDAFDVSYLSKPGDHAADTDDGNYVAATTSWYYLSDLDVVSPTARGTVVAFGDSITDGYNTPASVYRRWPDDLARRLAGPHPSAVVDAGIGGNRVLTDVPNIWQGVSATKRFAHDALAQPGVRTVILLEGINDIGNNAGPGGVPLTAQHLIDGYRELIRQAHAAGVRIIGGTMLPDKGAGYYSGSAEAIRRAANAWIRTSGEFDGVADFEKALQDPSDPEALQAGFDSGDHLHPNEAGMQAMADAVDLRLLNR, from the coding sequence GTGACGACCAAAAATGTCCTGCTGGCCACGGTTACCATCATTTCCCTGATTTCGGGCAGCACGAAAGCCGCGGCCGCCGAAACCGATTCAGCGACGCCTCGGCGGGTTTCGGCGTGGTCGCCGAGCATGACGATCGGCGGCCCGAACTTCACCGACCGGACGCTGCGGATGGTCGTCCACCCCAGCGTCGGCGGCGACGGCTTACGCGTGCACCTGTCCAACCTGCGCGGCACCACTCCCCTCGCGGTCGGCGCGGTGGGCCTCGCCCTGCAGGCCGACCGCGCGACCGCCGTCGAAGGCTCCCGGCGCGCGGTGACGTTCTCGCACGCGAAGACGCTCACGATCCCGGCGGGCCGGGAGGTCGTCAGCGATCCGGTGCCGCTGTCCGTGCGCGCGGAGCAGAACCTGCTCGTGAGCCTGTACCTGCCGCAGGCGACCGGTTCCGCGACCTGGCACTCCGACGCGTTCGACGTCTCCTACCTCTCGAAGCCGGGCGACCACGCGGCCGACACCGACGACGGGAACTACGTCGCCGCCACGACTTCCTGGTACTACCTGTCCGATTTGGACGTCGTCTCCCCCACCGCGCGCGGTACCGTGGTGGCCTTCGGCGACTCCATCACCGACGGCTACAACACCCCGGCGAGCGTGTACCGCCGCTGGCCGGACGACCTCGCCCGGCGGCTCGCCGGGCCGCATCCGAGCGCCGTGGTCGACGCCGGGATCGGCGGCAACCGGGTGCTCACCGACGTGCCGAACATCTGGCAGGGGGTCAGCGCCACCAAGCGGTTCGCCCACGACGCACTGGCCCAGCCGGGCGTGCGAACGGTGATCCTCCTGGAGGGCATCAACGACATCGGGAACAACGCCGGCCCCGGCGGTGTCCCGCTCACCGCGCAGCACCTGATCGACGGTTACCGCGAACTGATCCGGCAGGCGCACGCGGCCGGGGTGCGGATCATCGGCGGGACCATGCTGCCGGACAAGGGAGCCGGCTACTACAGCGGATCCGCCGAGGCGATCCGCCGGGCGGCGAACGCCTGGATCCGCACGAGCGGGGAGTTCGACGGCGTCGCCGACTTCGAGAAGGCGCTGCAAGACCCCTCCGATCCGGAAGCGCTGCAGGCCGGCTTCGACTCGGGTGATCACCTCCACCCGAACGAAGCCGGCATGCAGGCCATGGCCGACGCGGTCGACCTGCGGCTGCTGAACCGCTGA
- a CDS encoding SDR family oxidoreductase: protein MHVFVTGGSGLTGPAVVTELVAAGHTVTGLARSDAAATRLESLGATPHRGSLDDLDSLRRGAEAADGVLHMAFGGDFADPDDMMRRDRTAIETLGEALAHTGKPFVSTSGTLVMPTGRETTEQDEPDPAGIAGFRIPGERACLGFAASGVRASVVRLAPTVHGPGDYGFLGMLVDTARTTGKSAYLGGGNRWPAVHRLDAAVLFRLALEKAPAGSVLHGVAESGVPFRRIAETIARGLGLPAVAVTPEEAATHFASPFMAEVYGIDAPVSGAHTRDLLGWSPSHPTLLEDLAHGDYLTGVRRPSAGAHP from the coding sequence ATGCACGTCTTCGTCACCGGCGGGTCCGGTCTGACCGGCCCCGCCGTCGTCACCGAGCTCGTCGCGGCGGGTCACACCGTCACCGGCTTGGCGCGCTCGGACGCCGCGGCCACCCGGCTGGAGTCGCTGGGCGCGACCCCGCACCGCGGCTCGCTGGACGACCTCGACAGCCTGCGCCGCGGCGCCGAAGCCGCCGACGGCGTCCTGCACATGGCCTTCGGCGGCGACTTCGCCGACCCCGACGACATGATGCGCCGCGACCGGACCGCGATCGAGACGCTCGGCGAAGCGTTGGCGCACACGGGAAAGCCGTTCGTCAGCACGTCCGGCACGCTGGTGATGCCCACCGGCCGCGAGACCACCGAACAGGACGAGCCCGACCCGGCCGGCATCGCCGGTTTCCGCATTCCGGGCGAACGGGCCTGCCTGGGCTTCGCCGCGTCCGGTGTGCGGGCGAGCGTGGTCCGGCTCGCGCCGACGGTCCACGGCCCCGGCGACTACGGCTTCCTCGGCATGCTCGTCGACACCGCGCGCACGACGGGCAAGTCGGCCTACCTCGGCGGCGGCAACCGCTGGCCCGCCGTCCACCGGCTCGACGCGGCGGTGCTGTTCCGCCTGGCGTTGGAGAAGGCCCCGGCGGGCAGTGTGCTGCACGGGGTGGCCGAAAGCGGCGTCCCGTTCCGGCGCATCGCGGAGACGATCGCCCGGGGCCTCGGCCTGCCCGCGGTCGCCGTGACCCCGGAGGAGGCCGCGACGCATTTCGCGAGCCCGTTCATGGCCGAGGTCTACGGCATCGACGCGCCGGTGTCCGGCGCGCACACCCGGGACCTGCTCGGCTGGTCGCCGAGCCACCCGACGTTGCTCGAGGACCTGGCGCACGGCGACTACCTCACGGGTGTGCGCCGACCCTCCGCCGGCGCACACCCCTGA
- a CDS encoding STAS domain-containing protein encodes MTIPLSLVPQRRPDGTAVLAASGEIDMGNAPVLAAALEETTERVVLDLTAVEYLDSAGIAVLFDHADHLELVASPLLAPVLTVSGLGDVVPIHPPRQ; translated from the coding sequence ATGACCATTCCGCTTTCGCTTGTCCCGCAACGACGTCCGGACGGCACGGCCGTGCTGGCCGCCAGCGGCGAGATCGACATGGGCAACGCCCCCGTCCTCGCCGCGGCGCTCGAAGAGACCACCGAGCGGGTCGTCCTCGACCTGACGGCCGTCGAGTACCTCGACAGCGCCGGCATCGCCGTGCTGTTCGACCACGCCGATCACCTGGAACTCGTCGCTTCTCCGTTGCTGGCCCCGGTTTTGACCGTTTCCGGCCTCGGCGACGTCGTGCCGATCCACCCGCCTCGTCAGTGA
- a CDS encoding TetR family transcriptional regulator, protein MPRSGAEARRRLQQAALELYRERGFDRTTTAEIAARAGVNERTFFRHFPDKREVLFDGEAALRDTMTAAVAEAPADLQPLDVLLRAFRKAARILEENRPFSEPRLAIIAVTPALRERDLAKAASLGDALAEALRQRGVPGRLAGLAAQTGWATFHHAAQAWIDDPSQSLDAHLDQAFDDLRALTPGH, encoded by the coding sequence GTGCCACGAAGCGGAGCAGAAGCGCGCCGCCGCCTTCAGCAGGCGGCCCTGGAGCTGTACCGGGAACGCGGGTTCGACCGGACCACCACCGCCGAGATCGCCGCGCGGGCCGGCGTCAACGAGCGCACCTTCTTCCGGCACTTCCCGGACAAGCGCGAAGTGCTCTTCGACGGCGAAGCCGCCCTACGCGACACGATGACGGCGGCCGTCGCCGAAGCGCCCGCTGACCTCCAGCCGCTCGACGTGCTGCTGCGCGCCTTCCGGAAGGCGGCCCGGATTCTCGAAGAGAACCGGCCGTTCTCCGAGCCACGGCTGGCGATCATCGCCGTGACGCCGGCCCTGCGCGAGCGCGATCTGGCCAAGGCCGCGTCCCTCGGCGACGCCCTCGCCGAGGCTCTGCGGCAGCGCGGTGTTCCCGGCCGGCTGGCCGGCCTGGCCGCGCAGACCGGCTGGGCCACCTTCCACCACGCGGCCCAGGCCTGGATCGACGACCCGTCACAGAGCCTGGACGCGCACCTCGACCAGGCCTTCGACGATCTCCGCGCCCTGACGCCGGGTCACTGA